A region of the Apium graveolens cultivar Ventura chromosome 6, ASM990537v1, whole genome shotgun sequence genome:
GCGACCCCTCCGGAAAAACGTCAACACACCTCGCCTAGGAGGGAGGAGCGACGTAGACGCAGAGACAATCGAGAAGAGGAGTCGCAAGCGCGAGCCGGAGGAGGGGGACGCCGCGAACGACCTCAGGGCTCACACCATTCGAGTTACGCGGGTGGTGATAGAGAAGGAGAAGTTGTTAGAGTAAGGGACCAAAGAAGGATCTTAGAGGAGATGGAGCGAGAGAAGAGAGGGCCCCCCACCTCGGCTGCCCCCTCTCCGTTTACGGCTTCTATCCGATCATCCGCCCTACCTCACGTGTTTAGGCACAACCCCGACCTTCTATTCAACGGCGAAGCCGACCCGGCGGAGTACCTTATTCAATTTAACACTGAGATGGAAGTCTATCAGGTGCCGGAGATGACCCGCTGCAGACCCTTCGCGGCATCACTCAGAGGAagtgcccaacaatggttctccaagttgggACCGGCTAGCATAAGAACGTGGAGGCAATTGGAGGACTTGTTCGTCAGACAATTTCAGTCCACCCTCCACTATTCGCCCCATGTGGCCACGTTAGCCAACATCAAGCAAAGGGAGGGGGAGCCCCTGGGAGAATACTTTCGTCGGTTCAATGCCGAGGTCCCCAAGGTGAGAGGAGCCAGTGAGGAAACCATAAAAAATTTCTTGATAGCAGGGTTGAAAGAAGGATCGAAATTTTGGAAGAGCCTCCAACCGAGTGAGCCGAGAACCTTGGCCGAGTTCTATGAGCAAGCTGAACCCTTCAAGAGGGTAGAGAAATTGATGAGAAAGCTGAAAATCAGTGAGAGCTAACGAGATAAGAGGGACCGATCCTCAAGCCCTGACGAGAGGAGGAAGACATATCGGCGCAGTTCGAGCCCAAAAAAGTCTACCCGGGGCAAAGAAACCGCCAAAGATTCGGGAAGGCCTTATACAAGCAAATGGAACACACACACCCCTCTGGTAGCCTCTATCGACCACATATATGCTACATATGCTGGGAAGGGGGTATTCAAGAAGGAAACCCCTCTCACAGACTACAATAAAAGAGACACTTCGAAGTATTATGCATACCATGAGGCCACCGGACACGATATAGCTGATTGTAGACAACTAAAGGATGAGATTGAGACTTTGATTAGACAAGAGAAACTTAAGGAGTGGGTTGTCAAGGAGGTTCGAAGACACAAGACTGATTATCATACCGTCCCTCCTCCACCCCCAGAAGACAAAGAAAGGGTCCCTCGGGCTGGTAGtattcatattattctaggcgggtctcacATTGGTGGAGACAACCGGAAGGCAATGGACAGATATGCCCGGGAAGCTAAGGACAAGCCCCTCACCAATGTCAACCATCTAAGCCAAAGGCCCCCGGAGCTCTTTGAAAGGGAGGCCGATGATATCGTGTTTAAGGAGAACGATGCAGAATGGGTGCATTACCCTCATACCGATGCCCTagtcataaaaatgaagattgggaCGGTGAATGTTCACCGAGCAATGGTGGACACCGGGAGCTCGGCTGATGTTCTGACTTATGATGCTACAAAAAACTGGGATTACTAGatagagaattaacctcaacaggtGGGCACCTGTACGGGTTCACGGGAAACTCGATCGGAGTGAAAGGGACAATTCAGCTCCCGGTGACCATAGGAGAAGAGCCTCATGTGGCCACCCAGATCGCTATGTTTACAGTTGTAGACCAGCCTTGTGCCTACAATGTTATAGTGGGCAGACCCCTTATGAGGGCGATAAGGATGGTGACCTCGATCCATCATATGACGATAAAATTCCCAACCCCCACGGGGGTAGGCATCTTGAAGAGCTGTCAATACGAATCCAGGGTCTGCTACAACCAGGCACTCAAGGCGGCCGAGTCAAGAAATGCCTCAAGGGAGATAGCTGAAGCAGGTGAGTGCGACGTCCCCATGGAAGAGGCAGAGGGCAGGAAAAGGATACGTCCCGAGGGCCACGAGACTTGTAATTTGATTTCAATTGAGGAGTTGCCCGAGAACTACTTTGAGCATATGGGAATTCAGGTGGAACCACGCCCTGGGGCCTTGCTAATGGAAACCTCTCAGCCCATCATGTTGATACAAGAGGGGATTATGGAGGAAGaaagtgatgaagaagagagcTCAGAACAAATCTCTGCAAGACTTAGGAGAGGGAAGTGGGCATGCGAAGAAATAATAGTCACTATGAACCTGCCCAACGGAATCACTCGCACTGTAACTGCAACCTCTGAACGCTTGATAAATCCGGCCCGAGCTCACCAGCCCGAGCTCAAGGATACGGAAGGTTTGACAATCACGGAAATGGGAAAATCTAGCGAGGCTCGAGCAGATTTAGACCCAAGAATGCCCCCAATGGTCGAGAAGGCTGGGGCCGCAGAGGACACAATCCCGATCTTGGTAGACCCAAATGATCCCTTTAAGGTACTCAGAATAGGCTCTAACCTAAGTCCTAACTTGAGAGAGGATCTAGCCCGCTTCCTAAGGGAGaatttggatgtctttgcatggtcacaTTCTGATATGATAGGGATTGACCCAAATATCATGTGCCACCGGCTCAACTTGGACCCAAAAAAGAAGGGGGTTAGGTAGAAGAGACGGCCGATTAGTGAAGAGAGGGCAGAGGCCCTCAGAGAAGAAGTGGATAGATTAATGGAGGCAGGACTTGTGAGAGAAGCCTTCTACCCAATGTGGCTGGCCAACCCCGTGCTTGTCAAGAAACCTAATGgcaagtggaggacatgtgtagaCTTCACCGACCTGAACAAAGCTTGCCCGAAGGACAGCTTTCGTCTACCCCGAATCGACCAGCTGGTTGATTCCACGGCTGGGCACGCATTGCTTAGCtttatggatgcttattcggaatataaccaaatccccatgtatgggccagatcaggagcacacctcctttATTACTGATCGGGGCCTTTACTGTTACGTCGGGATGCCCTTCAGGCTCCTTAACGCAGGAGCAACCTATCAGAGGCTGGTGAATAAGATGTTCAAACATCAATTGGGGAAGACTATGGAGGCCCATGTAGATGACATGCTGGTGAAGTCGAAAGAAGCGAGGGATCATGTCCGCCACCTGGCAGAAATGTTCCAGATCCTAAGGGAGTACAGAATGAAGCTCAATCCCCAGAAATATGTGTTTGGGGTTGAATCGGGgaagtttttgggatttattgtcaACCATAGAGGCATTGAGGCCAACCCATCCAAAATACAAGCCCTAATCGAGATGAGATCCCCTTGACGGGTGAAGGATGTTCAAAGCTAAACTGGATGAGTGGCTGCCTTGAACCGCTTCGTCTCAAAATCCTCCGATAAATGCCAAGAGTTCTTCAAAGCAATTAAAGGAGCGGGGAGGAATTTTAAGTGGACCAAAGAATATGAGGAAGCCTTTCAGAACATAAAGAAGCATCTCGGCAGCCCTCTAATGTTGTCCAACCCAAAGGCAGGAGAAACTTTGATCCTATACTTGGCTGTCTCCGACTTTGCAATAAGTGATGTATTATTCCGAGAGGAGGATGGTGTCCAGCTCCCggtatattatgtgagtaaaaggCTAGCCGATGCCGAGACTCGATACACAAGCCTCGAAAAGCTAGCTTATGATCTGATCCTGGCTTCCCGAAAACTCAGGCCCTATTTTCAGGCACACAAGATAGAAGTGCGAATCCCCTACCCCCTCAGACAAGTGATGCATAAACCAGAGTCTTCTGGTCAAATGTTGAAGTGTACGGTTGAGCTCGGCCAATTCGAGGTGGATTATAAGGCAAGGACTGCGATCAAAGGCCAAGCCCTGGCCGATTTTGTGCTAGAATTTCCTCCACATCAAGAAGTAGAGCCGGGAGCCCTTGTTGTTATACCTAACACAGAAGAAGTTGGACTGGAGAGACAAAATAGTGCCCCATGGTGGAGCCTATTTATGGATGGAGCCTCTAACGGTGATGGAGCAGGAGCTGGAATTGAGCTAATCAGCCCAGAGGCGCACAAGATCAGACTGGCGGCCCATCTGGCCTTTCATGCAACCAACAATGATGCCGAGTATGAGGCCCTGATCAATGGTCTCAAGCTAGCTTTGGAAATGAAGGTCGAGAATTTGAATGTGTTTAGTGACTCCATGATTGTGGTCTATCAGATAAATGGGGGGTATCAAGCTAAGGGGCCGAGAACAGAGCTTTACCTGAAGTGCGTACAGAGGATAATCGCGAGGTTCAACGAGGTGAGGCTGGAACTAATCCCGCGTGGGAAGAATGAAGGCGCGGATGAGCTAGCTAAGCTCGGCTCACGCCGCGAGAGCACTTTGCTAAGGACCGTGCTCCTTGATATACAGAGGCAACCTAGTGTGCCCGAGCACGAGGTGGGCAGCCTCAGTAATGAGCTCGGCCCCACATGGATGACATCTATTCTAGCCTACATAAAAGAAGGTTCACTTTTGGATGAAAATAATAAGGCAAGGAGAATAAAATACAAAGCAGCCCGCTATGTGATATATGACGGGATTCTATACAGAAGAGGGTTCAGTGTGCCTCTCCTCAAATGCATAGATGGAGACGAATGCAACTACATCCTAAGGGAAGTACACGAGGgcatttgtggcaatcactcggggggtagctctctagctcagaaaatcctccgtcaaggctactactggccaacgctGAAAAAAGATGCCTTTGAATTCTCCCGAGCTTGTGATAAGTGTCAGTCATATGCCAATTATTAGAACAGCCCCGTGGCCTCTCtcacatccctcatgagcccCTGGCCCTTCTCCATGTGGGGAATCGATCTGATTGGGAAACTCCCGAAGGCCAGGGGAGGCGTCAAGTATGCGGTGGTTGCGGTAGACTATTTCACTAAGTGGGTAGAGGCCGTGCCCCTAGCCACCATCACGGCGAAAAAGCTCAGGGAGTTTGTATACAGGGCTATTGTATGTTGCTATGGCATCCCTTACAAGCTGATATCTGACAATGGGATATAATTTGATAGCAAGGAAATGCGAGAGTTTTGTGAGCAGCTGGGGATTCAGAAGAGCTTTAGCGCAGTCTGCCACCCCCATAGTAACGGGCAGACAAaggctgttaataaaatcattaagcataccttaaaggcaaagcttgaagagaagaaaggagcATGGCAGAGGAGCTCGCCCAGGTCCTATGGTCTTACAACACTACACCCCGAACTACAACTGGAGAGACCCCTTTCTCTTTGGTGTATGGGTGTGAAGCTATGGTGCCCGTTGAAGTGGGAGCAGGTTCTTTTCGAAGGGACAACTATGAATCGGAGCCAAACGAGGTCAATCATCGGCTCTATTTGGATATGATCGAAGAAACTCGAGAAGATGCCCAGATCAGGATAGCGGCATATCAGCAGAGGACAGCTAGGCATTACAACGGTAAGGTTCAAGCCCGAACTTTCAAGGTGGGAGACTTGGTTCTGCGCCGGGTCATGCCAAACACCAAAGTGGTGAGTCACGGAGTATTTGGAGCGAATTGGGATGGCCCTTACAAGATAAAGTCGGTGCTctgggagggaacctaccacctcaatgatatgcaagacaagttgatcccaagagcctggaacgcggagcaccttcgcaagtattatcagtaatattattcttttcagacttagtattatcttaaaatattcctaagtctcggggggtagtgccatataggtgCCTCCCTAAGACCGCAAGCATGTACTCCTTTCACTTCCCATTATCTATGAATAAACGATTGATCTCTATTTGTGCACTTGATATTTTAACTtctgttaatagattaaatacccagcaggggagcccatccttgggaacccatgcgaggacagaacagttgttttattaacatgttaaaatcataaatCAGGCCGGGCCCCGGCACGCTTGACGCTAAGAACGCGAAACGAGCTGGGCCACGGCCCGCTTAGACAAATATGAACACATAGTAGATAAAAGATGAGGATAAAAAGGTATAGGCCCACGATGCAAGCTCATACCCTGGCCCGCAAGACCACAAATGCGACCCAGGGGGCCCAGCCCTCCATCAAACATACCCAAAGTCGCATGATGCAAGGAGAAGACACATGCGAACTCCTAGGCCGGCCCGCTAGTGCGAGCACACCTACAACACCTGCGAGTTGATGCGAGCTTGTTCGACTTGGCATTCCTTTTCAATTTTTGATTGATTGAACAAATGACACGAGCTGGTTAATTGGGCTCGCAGTGAAGGGGTAACGCTCACCATAAGCGGCCAGAGTTATGATAACTTTTGGTCAGTAGAGGCATGATAAGAAAACACAAAAATAAAGAAAGCCAGATAGCACCGTAAAGACATACGCGGGCATAAAAGACTTGACACTTTATACAAACAAAAGTTAAATAAGTTACGCCCCGAGGCAGAATATTTCAAATACATGCGCGAGGCGAGAGGGGTGCCCGCTTACCCAGTTAAAAGTCTAGTTCTAATTAAAATTACATCAAGGGTTATCAGCCTCTGCTCCCTCACGATTTTCATCACCAGCGACCTTGGCCTTCTCGGCCGCGAGCCGAGcctcctcagcaatttgggcatccCTCTCCATCTCTAGCTTCAACTTGTCAGCATGCCTCGCTGTGCTCGCACCCAGAGCCACCCAATCGAAGTCAGGAACTTCTTCATAAAGACTTTCATAAAATTCCTGGCCCCTAGGTTCCTAGCATCAACGAGGGCGGCCTCACGACCCTCGGTCAGGGCAGAGACTGATCCCTCCAGCTCGAGCACCCTCTCCTCGAGGGCATCCTTCTCCTTCTTCCATGCCTCAGCAGCCAGGTCATGAGCCTCCTTCTGCTCCCTTAGGGCCTTGTCATGAGCAGCGTTCAGGTTAACTATCTTCTCATTATAGTTGTTCACCAGCATAACTTTCTCGTGCCCGTGCTCAGCGACCTTACTCTGAGGGGACTTGACTTTAGCCTCGAGCTTTGTGTTGGTTTGGCTGAGGGCTCGCATCTCTCGAGCATTAGATAACTGACGATAGTATACTTCGGCCGCGGCTCGGGAGAGTGCATCCTGGTTGACCTCGAGAGCGGAGGAAGACCAATCCTTTAAATCCTGCTCGCTGATGTGACCTTGAGCGAGCCGGTCAAATGTGGTCGCAACCATATTGGCAGAAGAAGAGGAGGGAAGAGGAGCATCAGAGGGAGCAGCTTTCTTTGGCTCAGGCTCGCCAGTTTTTCCTTCTTTGTGACCTCGATGCCTTTTTAGCCGAGGAGAAGGCCCTGTGCCTTTGAAATGCTCAGTAAGGGTCCTCATGCGAGCTGGAGGGGGGACTTGAGAGTGAGCCCATGTGGCCGCTGCAGCGGGCTGAACGGGGTCCGAGGTCGCAGCTTGCTCAGCCTCCTCCATGAAGGGGATAGGGGagatggccatttctgaaaaaGAAAACAATGAAGAAAAAGATTAGTCACAGCGAGATGCAATGCAAGGAAGTAATGCGAGCAGATAAAAAACATGGAAAATTAAGGTGCAATGTGAAGTGATGCATGCAGGAAGTGTAAAGACGCGAGCCCACGAGCACGCGCTCGCGAGTATACGGGCCCGCACATGCGAGCCCGATATTCTTACCCTTTCTGGCTCTCTTAGATCTCTTCTTTTGAGGGGTCAGCCTCACCCCTTCTTTCAAAAACCCATACGCGACCAGGTTCGAGGTCGTTATGAGCTTTCGAATATCCCTGTTTTCCTTGGGAAGGTCTAGCAGGCTGTCTGCATTTATTTTTTCTGGTCCCACGAGGACAGTGCGAGGCGGGGTGGCTGGAGAAGAAAAAACATTTCTTGTTAAAAGAAGGAATTATGGTAGAAAAAACGAGAGCGGCCAGGGAAGACTTACATGGATTGTAATAGAAATGAGTCTGGACTCGAGGCACCTCGTGGACGTAGAAATAGGGGCTCTTCCACTTCCCTGAGTTGCTCGGCCCGTTGTGAATGAGATTCTTCTTGTTGAAGCACGGCCAGACAGAGAAGTAAAAATATCCAAAGTCATTGGGAGAATGCTTTAGATTAAGGAAATAGCCCAGCTGCCTCACTGTGAGGGGAGGAAACCCACACTTTCTATACATGATGTATAATGCGAGGGCGGCCCGGTATCCATTCGGGTTGATCTGCAAAGGTGCGAGCTGGTAGTACTCGCAGACATCCTTGATAAAAGGATGAAGAGGAGAAAAGATGCCTAGCCTCAGAAGGAAGGTAGACAAGACCATGCGAGGCACCCTGCCTCCATTCTCTAGATGGTTAAATCGGTAACATCTCATGTGAGGCAGGGGCAGGACTACATGACCCTCGAGCTGGAATTGCTCAATATGCTCGGCCAGATGTTTTTGAGTCAGCGAGGTGGGAAGGTCGCGGCAGGCAAGCACCTTAACCTCCTTGTTTGCAGTTGAGCTCTCCTCCCCATCAGGAATGATCTGCCTCTTGAAAACAATTTCACCCTCCAGCTCGGGCTGGGCAGGAGGCACATAAGGCTCAGGAGAGGCCGCCGGGATGTAGTTATAGTTACAAATCTTATACTGACTTGTAACATCTGCCACCTCCTCGCTCTGAGGAGAGTCATAGGACCAGTGCGAGCCGTCCTCTTCACCCTCGAGCCCCAAGATGGGGTATTCAGCAGCTATGGGCTCTTTTCCTTTCTTCCTGGTGTCATAGTATGCACTCCCCAGGTCACTGTCAGTAGATTCTGAGTCGAGATGAATGGGGTCGAGGTTGTTTGCTGCGGCTTGCCTCAGGCGGGCTGCCCTCTCTTCAGCCATTTCTCGTAAAATCTCCTCAGCTCGTTCTTTATCCAAGAGAGCAGGCTCGCGGTTTAACAGCTCTTCTACCCCAAGGGAGGCTGGAATATGAGAGAGGTACACGGGCCTATCTCTCTAATCATATATATTCTTCTCCCTGGTGAAATCCTCAGGGTTCGGGTCGAGGTGAATATCAAGCGAGCCGGATCCAGCTGCTCGCATCGAGTTCTCAACTCTGGAAATGCTCAAAGCCCCTTGAGGGGTGATAGCTGATCTGGGAGAGATGGGTTGGCTAAGATGACCAGAAAGAGAGGTTAGCTCGCGTTGGAAGTCCTTTGAGCCTCGCTGCTCAGGAGGGTATTGGTTTAATGGAGATGGAGTAGCTAAAGAGCAAGCGGGGCTAGCAGAGGTGCCAGCCGGGCTCGAGGAAGAGCGAGATGATCCATAGGAGCGGGCTGAAGACGCACTCAacatctgtaaaagatggtgaaaattagtgtgtggccctaaaaaaaagaaaaacaaaaccAGGTATGGGGTCACACCTAAGTGTCCTCACATCTCACACGGAATCGAGCCTAAGTATATAAGCAAGCAGACGGGCTCGCATCGCATGTTGTGGTTGTGTGTGAGCTCACATCAAACAGGTGGTGTGTGCTCGCATGGTGCACATGAACAAGCATGAATGTAAATGGGCTCGAATCGAAAAATACCTGTTGGAGAGGTGTATGAACATCCTGATGAATCTGTGCCGGGAGAATATCACCgccggtagacggttcttgtGGAGATTATGATCTTCTccgtggtagatccttgagcaaaaTTAGCAGCAATTCGAGAAGTGTTTTtggaaatgtgagaaatgaattgaaatctcacatatttataggggataggagaGAGAAAGGAGAAGCAACTCATGTCACCATCTAAGAAGAAGACACGAATCCCCACGCCAGCTGTCCAACGACTGTCAAAATGAATGCT
Encoded here:
- the LOC141665374 gene encoding uncharacterized protein LOC141665374; the encoded protein is MLSNPKAGETLILYLAVSDFAISDVLFREEDGVQLPVYYVSKRLADAETRYTSLEKLAYDLILASRKLRPYFQAHKIEVRIPYPLRQVMHKPESSGQMLKCTVELGQFEVDYKARTAIKGQALADFVLEFPPHQEVEPGALVVIPNTEEVGLERQNSAPWWSLFMDGASNGDGAGAGIELISPEAHKIRLAAHLAFHATNNDAEYEALINGLKLALEMKVENLNVFSDSMIVVYQINGGYQAKGPRTELYLKCVQRIIARFNEVRLELIPRGKNEGADELAKLGSRRESTLLRTVLLDIQRQPSVPEHEVGSLSNELGPTWMTSILAYIKEGSLLDENNKARRIKYKAARYVIYDGILYRRGFSVPLLKCIDGDECNYILRENSPVASLTSLMSPWPFSMWGIDLIGKLPKARGGVKYAVVAVDYFTKWVEAVPLATITAKKLREFVYRAIVCCYGIPYKLISDNGI
- the LOC141665375 gene encoding uncharacterized protein LOC141665375, with protein sequence MAEELAQVLWSYNTTPRTTTGETPFSLVYGCEAMVPVEVGAGSFRRDNYESEPNEVNHRLYLDMIEETREDAQIRIAAYQQRTARHYNGKVQARTFKVGDLVLRRVMPNTKVVSHGVFGANWDGPYKIKPGPGTLDAKNAKRAGPRPA